Genomic segment of Pseudomonadota bacterium:
CAAGAGCGTGGCATGCAGTGAGAGAAGTACCAGGAACTTGGGAGACCCTTTCGGCCTCCTTGAACTTAAAGGTAGGATGTTTCAACCAAAAGAAGGGCATTAAGGGAGCCAGATAATCTCATAGTACTCTGAGACGGTAACGCCGATTATAAGGGGAAGGGGATGACGGTATTGTGCAGCCCGCAAAGGAAACATATGCAGATAAGACAGGTTGATAAACATATGCAAACCTCACTGTAGGGAATAGCAATTTTTGTACGAATCGAACAATACCGAGGAGCCTTGTGCGGGAGAACCGCATGCAGGGATGTGTGAGAGGGCGGTCGGGTAACTGGCCGTTCTATCTCGATGGCGAAATCAAAAAATAAGGAGGCGCGAAATGTAATAGTTGTTTATTATTGGTAGAAGTAATTTTATAAATTGTACAAGAAAAAGGAGGAAGGTATGAAGAATAAGTATTTATCCATATTAATAGCAGTTTTAATACTGGTTGGAATACCTGTGATGGCTCAATCTGCTTCAGTAACAAAAACATTCTGGGGCACTGTATGGGATGGCCCTTTCACGGGGTACATTGGAACTGGTAGCTTTTCTTATGACGATAAGCTTATAAATAATGGCGATGAAGGGATAAATCCAACAGGCGGATTATCGGTTATGTTTTCTTTTTACAGTCAGTTTTTTGACGAAACCAATGATATAGACTTCAACGGATATCCTGAACTTTCGTTTGATGATTTTATACCAATTTCATTAGACTATGTACTTGTTAATGGTATAAACGGTGTTAATTTCAATGTCCCTAATTTGGCAGAATTATCCATGTGGGAGTTGTTTCCCTCCAGCGGAGGCTATGACTTCGAAACTATAATATATGCGGCATCTGTCCCAATTCCAGGTACATTATGGTTATTAGGTTCAGGGATAGCAGCTCTAATTGGGTTACGGACAAAAAAGATTTATAAAGTATAGCCGAATGAGACTTCTATTATTTATCTTCAATTTTAGCAGTGAACCAAATTTAATGGTGCCTTAAGGTAATGCAGAAAGTTCGATTGATAGTCGAACCATGCTCCAAAAGCATTTACAGATATTGATTTGGAGAAAAAAATAGATGAGATTTATGCTTTCATGGTGGGAAAGCCGGTGTACGCTGACATGAAAAAAGATTACAGGAAAATCGGAGCTGAGTATGACATGGGAATGTTGAAATAACGGAGCCAGTTTCAAAACGTTCCATTTCGGCCGATCTCTGCGTTGGGTGAAAATTTTAATCCTCGAAATACTCCATGTATTCCTGCGGTTAAAATTATCACCCACCTTGAACTTGACCAAACTGAAACGTTTTGAAAGTGGCTCAACGGTGAAAAAAAGGAGAAATAACAATGGAGTTTGCCATTAAAGAATTGTCTTGACAAAATACTTCATTAATTCTTATTAAAGAGGTACATATATATTCAGGTGCTTTTTAGAATATGGCGGCATGTGAAATGCCGCCCTACGTAATGCGATGTAGGGCGGGGGTTTTACACCCCGCCGGAATAGGGAACCCCGTGTGAATCGGGGGCGGGCCCGCCGCTGTAATCGGGGACAAAGGCTGTAAGATGTCACTGTCACATAATATTGTGATGGGAAGGCGCAGCCTGATGGATGATCCGAGAGCCAGAAGACCTGCCTGAATATTTGCGTGTTTTCTACGGACAAGAGAGCGCATCAAGGATTCTGAGGATAAATAAGGGACATCCCCGGATCGATTAATTTCGGTTCGGGGATTTTTTTTGTGCATTGGCGGGCCTGGATATAAATCTTTTAATTGGGAGAAGATGTGATGAAAACTGGTGTAATTGTTTGTATGGTGGGAGATCAAACATCAGAAACAAATTTTGATTTGGTCCAGGCAGTCAAGAACTTAAAGATTAATGCGGATAGAGTGGAAGTTGTTTCTTCAAAAGAGGGCCATTTTGATGTTATGGATGCCTGTTGGGTGCTCACAGCAAGAGGAATGAACAGGATTGTCTGCATGACCTGTGAACTTGTCAGCCATTCGGAGCTAAGATTAACAGGTCGTGAACTTAGATTGTGCGGATAATTAATATAGTGATTGTCCAAATTATCTAACGATTGCAGCTTGTTTTAGATTGTTTGGTAAATATAATTTATGTAAAACACGATACGGATACGGATACGGATACTGCTGTGGTTTATAAATTTGGGACAATCTATACTACTGCCGAGTGGCTTTCCGAATATGTAAAAAAACCATCCTCAAAATGTTATGCACATTGACCGTAATGAGATTGTAAAACGGAATTATCTTGAAGTTGGGGAAGCACTCGATACAAAAAAGATTGTAATTGAAATTGTTGATTTCATGCCCATACGTTATCTTATTTTGGTTCTGACCATGCGCTGCAACCTGCAATGTAGTTATTGCTACTATGGCGAATCTTGCTCTGCGCCGGACATGACTGCGAAAGTGATGCAGCAAGCTATGTCATTGGTTGTTGCCGGAGAACAAAGGTTTCATCTTCAGCTTACAGGTGGAGAAGCTACCCTGGTACCTGAACTGATTGAAAGGGCAGCCATTCTGGCGAGTGATACCGGACGCTGTGGCAGTATGGGTGTTCAGACCAATACCACCTGCCTTTCATCTGATCTGCTGGATATATTAAAGGCTCATTCATTTCAGGTTGGAGTCAGCCTGGACGGCCCGCCTCCGATCCAGCACTTGCAGCGTGGTATGGCATCCGAAACTTTTCAGGGCTTACAGAGATTGGAAGCTGCGGGTATTCCCTTTAATGTTACTACGGTGGTAACACAAGCCAATGCGGCCTTTTTAGACAGCCTGGTGCTGGCCGTGGCAGGATTTGCCTGCGTTCGGGGTATCGGTTTAGATCTGCTGATAAACAAAGGGCGCGCGAAGGATTCTGCGTTCGTAGCACCGGCGGACAAGCATATCTTAACAAATGGATTGCAAAAAATGGTGGCTGCTCTGGATGGCGTTAATGAGCGAAGATCAGTTCCTATTCGCCTACGTGAACGCGATTTGCTTTTGACTGCTAAAAATCAAAAGTGTTCCGTTTTTTGTCACGCCTGCCTTGGAGAAAGCATTGCAGTGCAGCCCGATGGCAAGATCTTTCCCTGCGGTCAAACACTGGGTGATTCGCGGTTTTTTGCCGGAACAGTTTGGGAACCGCGATTCGAAAACTTAAAAACACTGAGTAATTTTAAACCGCATGGCGCTTTGTGTAACTCTTGTGATCTTGAGAAAATATGTCCCGGTGATTGTCCCAGCCGCTTATTTTACAATCAACAAGAAAACCCGACACAGGTATGTGATCTGTATCATGCTCTATGGCAAATAGAAAAAGGATGAGCAAAAATGGCTAACAGGTAAAAAATATGAAAGCGCTTAAACTGGCATTAATTCATTTATCAGTTCAGACAAGGCCAATAAAATTGTTGATAATCCATATCTTCTGCGAGAGCTATACCGGCAGAATTACGGCTTACCCATTGCCTGAAACATCGTATAAAACTGGGATCATGAAACTGAAGTACTTCTCCCATACAGTCCAAATCTTGTTGTATGCGCCAATAAAGATACATTTTTACCTCCCATTTTCAAATTTAAAACTCGATGCCTTTTTGTGCTATTATGCCGGACTTTAAAGGATGCTTGATTGCACCCATCTCAGTTACCATATCGGCAGCATCCAGTAGAGCCCGAGGTGCTTCCCGGCCGGTTATTACAACATGCATGTTTGCGGTTCTGTTTGCAAAAACTTTCAGTACAGGATCTAAAGATATCATTTTATATAGTAACAAATAGGTGAACTCATCTAGTACAACCATATCATAGTGATCTGATAACATGGTCTCACAAGCGAATTCCCACGCTATCCTTGCTGCGGCTTTATCTTTTTCAATATCATCCGACTTCCAGGTAAATCCATTACCCATTACATGAAAGTCAATTATGTTTTTGAATCGTTTTACAGATTCCATTTCGCCATATTTCCAACTGCCTTTGATAAACTGTATAAAACATACCTTCATGCCATGACCGGCAGCTCGCATTGCCATTCCCAAAGCAGCAGTTGTTTTTCCCTTGCCGTTTCCTGTATTGACAATAAGTAATCCTTTTCTCATATATGATTCCTTATGTTTCCATATTCCTTAATTTTAACGTTCACCGATTTTCCAGTCCACTTCCCACTTTTCCACATCCGATACAGTTAAGACCTCCACCTTATTGCCTTGAAAATCTTCTTGCACCTCTCCCATTATCTCTTCCATATATCCTTCGATTTCCAGAGCTGTTGCCTGTACAGCCGAAAGCTTATCGGCATCGGCTTCCCATAGTCCTCTGGAAGCAGCTTCAAGCAACCGCCGTGTGATTTCTTCAAGAGCGTAGGGATTATTTTCTCGCAACCATTCGCTGTTTATTTCATTAAGAATATATTTTTCCGTTACAGATTCAAACATGCCTTTGGGAACAAGATTCGTTGTGGCACTCCATTTAAACAGTGTATTGACTTGTCCTGCCACAATCTGGGCTCCTTGGTAGCCGTGATGTTTTAACTGGTCGATCCAGGCCTGATTGAGCAGTTTAGCTCTGGCTGTTTTCTGTATTTCCTGGCCTAAGTCTCGAACATCTGCGTTTTCAGGCAAGGTGCTGTCGCCCCAGTAGAGCCGAGGGGGATGTTTCCCCACAGTGGCGGAAGCTGCGGCCATACCGCCCTGGCAGACAGCGTAGCATCCGCAGTCTAAAAGATCATATTCTGCTGAGGACTGTTTCATGTAAGCTACGTCGATGCGGGCCAGTTGTTCGGCAAACATTTGTTTGGACTGCATGCCGTATACCTCGGTGTTCAGGTCGTTAAAGCCGTAAGCAAACCCGCCCCCATTTATATAAACCTCGGCCAGATCGACGGCATCATTCCATGCTGAGGCATCCAGCGCCAGTCCTACCCCCAGGCCATAAGCGCCCGGGGCTGAAGAAAAGATTCTTAAGGTGGCCAATCGCCTTATTTTAGATTCTAAGATCTCATCTTCGGTCTGTTCACGCAGTTTGTCCATTTCCTGCCTGGTATGTTTGCGGATGAAGTTGCGATCTTCGGGTTCGTCTAAAAAACTGAGTGTAACTACAGCACGATCTATCAGCTCGCAAAAGTTGGGAACCATATCGCGCATAATAGATGAAGTCTGAACTGTTACATCTACACGGGGCCGTGGTATGGGTTGGCCTTGCGGCCGGTTCAGGATTAATTCATCCAAAGGGATGGCCTCTACTTCACGGATAAGTCCGGAGGGGTGCCATAAAGGATGTGCGCCCATCAAATAGAGAATCTGGCATAACAGTTCGCCGTCTGATTTAAAAGCATCGGTGCTCCAAATGTTTATGCCTATGCTTTCCGGGAAACGATTTTCCTCATTCAGAAACTTACACAACAGTTTGTCCGCCATCTGCCGGCCTATGGCCCAGGCTGCTTGTGTTGGCAAAGCAGTTACATCAGTGGCAAAGAAATTACGCCCTGTCGGCAACAAATCAATACGGCTCCGGCTAAGGGAACCGCTCAAACCCGGAGGTATATAACGGCCTTCCATTCCGGCCAACAGGTTCGTGATTTCATGATCACAATGTTTGAGTTGTTTTGCCGTATTCCGGCAAAAGTTGCGAAGTGGTTCAATATCCGGTGATGATGTATCTGACTCCCTGCCTGAAGCAAGTTGGTCAAGTAATTCTGCCGCCGAATCATAAGATGAAGAGTCTTTTTTTTGCAACCAGCCAGCTATTGTTGCGATGTCCGGCAGATCAGGAGGCGATGTCCGAAGCATGGTAGCCAAAAGGCGGCCCACGGCCCCGCTGTCGGGTGGTTTTCCCAGCAGATGCAGTCCTTCCGGCATCAAAGCCTGTCTTGCAAGTGTAATCTGTTGGCGTGCCATAGTAGCAATGTTCATCAGATCCTGAGATTGTGGAACTGAGTCAACAATGTGCAGTTCCAGCAGAAGCGGTATAAGTTCTGTTCCTATAACTTCTTTGCGACCAATTTCACCCATCTGGTGAGCTTTGTGGTATTGCTCCAAAAGAGCCTCCAAACGGCAGGTCTTTTCATCCATAGGCGCAGGTCGATATACAGGCGTCAGATGATCTACAAGAACTGCTTGTCCGCGTCGTTTGGCAATCAGGCCCTCACCGGTGGCATCCATGATATAAACATAAAGATTGGGCAGATCTCCGATGGAGATTTCGGAAAAACAGGTATCACAAAGACCTGTTTGTTTGCCGGGTAAAAATTCAAGTGATCCTTCGGTGCCGAAATGTACTACCGCATCCGAGTTATCCCGGATATATTTGTATGTGGCCAACCAATGATGCGGCGGTGACAGCAGAGGATCATGTAAAATCCGGCAAACTTCACCAGTGCATTTTGCGCCATAGCAACCCCGCTTTGGTTGAGCAATGATACGGATATTACCGTATTGAATGCCTGTTATCACCAGAACATCTTCTCCATTGTCATTATAAACCATGCCCTTACCGGGAAACACGTCCCAATCGGTAAAAACCTTGCGGCGGGAAGATTCGGGAATATTATCAAACCAGTATTTATACTCTTTTGAGTCCATTTTATATAGTGCGCCGCCCTTGTTTATAATTTCGTCTACAGTGGTCCAACGAAATTCAGTTGTAGCCTTACGGCTCATAATTTCATTTAATATGTCACGGCCACAATGCGGAGCTTGTCCAACGTCATATCCGGCGGCTTTCATTGCTTTTAAAACCAGTGCCAGGCTTTCGAAAGTATCTAAACCCATTGCCATACCAACTGTTGCTTCCGCCCCCTTGCATGGGTTGTTATGCAAAACAAAGGTGATTTGCTTTTCCCGGTTGGCCAGGCGTTGTAACCGAATCCAGCGCTTTAGCCTGCAACAGAGAGTTAGGATTCGCTCTTCAATGGGCATGAAAGGAAGATACCCGATACCCTTGCCATGGGAACCTTCCTGCCTGCTGCCCGCTATCAGAACCGGGGTGATAACCCCGCATGTTTCAGGCTGGGCGAGACTATAGACAGTAGTAAGTGCAGGGAGTCCTTGGGGGTCATTGTGCCACTGGTCCGGTGCCTGGCTGTGGGAGCGAAGCAACTGTATAATAGGTACATCCAGCAACTCCAGAAGAAAATTCTGTTCAGGTTTTTTAAGCAATCGGCCAGCCGTCATGTTGAGTAGTACATCAATGCCTGGTGCCTGCCGGAAAAAGCTTAACCAAAGAGGTATTTTGAAATCTTCGTTTTCCGTTTCATCCACACCGGCGCAAAACACACATAACGGAGCAAGACCATGTGACTCCAAACCTTGAATTACGGCATCAATATCAGCGGTGTTTTCTTCAGCCAGCTGGCTGTAATAAAAGAGTAAGCCTATCCATGGGGGGCTTTTATCCTTGAGGCGACCGGAAAGCCATGTCCTATATTTATCCGGGTCATCGAAAGGTTCCAAAGCATGGGGATGGTAAATTCCTGTGGTACGCACTGAAGTCCGTGATTCAAAAGACACGGACATACCGGCCTGTGCTGCAAGAAACCGGATTCCGTTGACGTAGTTGATCAAAGAGACCTTGCACAAATATCGCTTGAATTCGTTTGCTGTAGCAGTCGGAAAAGTAGTAAAATCGGATGGAATCTCCGGGGATATGCCTATGCGGTGTTCGATCCTCCGGCTGTAGGCTATAAGTTGTTCAAAGCCGGGCACTCCTAACATAAGCTCGGCGATCATCATGTCAAAATATTCTTTCTTGTCCCGGCTTTTAAGTATCTCAAGGGCCGACATCTGGTCGGTAAATGACAACTCAATGCCGTCATGAAACAACCGGTTGACTGTTCGCAGCCATGTCCGGCGGTGAAACATTTGGCTATGGATGTATAGTATTCTCATTTTTTTTAAACCTCGTTTTCACGCTTGTTTATAAAATTTTAAACCTGGCAAAGCCGTAGTCGGCTTTATTCAGAATACGGCTTTGCCGTTGGCTTAAAATTTATAAGAAAAACCTACACGGAAATTACGTTCCGCCATGGGATAGCCGC
This window contains:
- a CDS encoding cobaltochelatase subunit CobN produces the protein MRILYIHSQMFHRRTWLRTVNRLFHDGIELSFTDQMSALEILKSRDKKEYFDMMIAELMLGVPGFEQLIAYSRRIEHRIGISPEIPSDFTTFPTATANEFKRYLCKVSLINYVNGIRFLAAQAGMSVSFESRTSVRTTGIYHPHALEPFDDPDKYRTWLSGRLKDKSPPWIGLLFYYSQLAEENTADIDAVIQGLESHGLAPLCVFCAGVDETENEDFKIPLWLSFFRQAPGIDVLLNMTAGRLLKKPEQNFLLELLDVPIIQLLRSHSQAPDQWHNDPQGLPALTTVYSLAQPETCGVITPVLIAGSRQEGSHGKGIGYLPFMPIEERILTLCCRLKRWIRLQRLANREKQITFVLHNNPCKGAEATVGMAMGLDTFESLALVLKAMKAAGYDVGQAPHCGRDILNEIMSRKATTEFRWTTVDEIINKGGALYKMDSKEYKYWFDNIPESSRRKVFTDWDVFPGKGMVYNDNGEDVLVITGIQYGNIRIIAQPKRGCYGAKCTGEVCRILHDPLLSPPHHWLATYKYIRDNSDAVVHFGTEGSLEFLPGKQTGLCDTCFSEISIGDLPNLYVYIMDATGEGLIAKRRGQAVLVDHLTPVYRPAPMDEKTCRLEALLEQYHKAHQMGEIGRKEVIGTELIPLLLELHIVDSVPQSQDLMNIATMARQQITLARQALMPEGLHLLGKPPDSGAVGRLLATMLRTSPPDLPDIATIAGWLQKKDSSSYDSAAELLDQLASGRESDTSSPDIEPLRNFCRNTAKQLKHCDHEITNLLAGMEGRYIPPGLSGSLSRSRIDLLPTGRNFFATDVTALPTQAAWAIGRQMADKLLCKFLNEENRFPESIGINIWSTDAFKSDGELLCQILYLMGAHPLWHPSGLIREVEAIPLDELILNRPQGQPIPRPRVDVTVQTSSIMRDMVPNFCELIDRAVVTLSFLDEPEDRNFIRKHTRQEMDKLREQTEDEILESKIRRLATLRIFSSAPGAYGLGVGLALDASAWNDAVDLAEVYINGGGFAYGFNDLNTEVYGMQSKQMFAEQLARIDVAYMKQSSAEYDLLDCGCYAVCQGGMAAASATVGKHPPRLYWGDSTLPENADVRDLGQEIQKTARAKLLNQAWIDQLKHHGYQGAQIVAGQVNTLFKWSATTNLVPKGMFESVTEKYILNEINSEWLRENNPYALEEITRRLLEAASRGLWEADADKLSAVQATALEIEGYMEEIMGEVQEDFQGNKVEVLTVSDVEKWEVDWKIGER
- the cobO gene encoding cob(I)yrinic acid a,c-diamide adenosyltransferase; the protein is MRKGLLIVNTGNGKGKTTAALGMAMRAAGHGMKVCFIQFIKGSWKYGEMESVKRFKNIIDFHVMGNGFTWKSDDIEKDKAAARIAWEFACETMLSDHYDMVVLDEFTYLLLYKMISLDPVLKVFANRTANMHVVITGREAPRALLDAADMVTEMGAIKHPLKSGIIAQKGIEF
- a CDS encoding radical SAM protein, yielding MHIDRNEIVKRNYLEVGEALDTKKIVIEIVDFMPIRYLILVLTMRCNLQCSYCYYGESCSAPDMTAKVMQQAMSLVVAGEQRFHLQLTGGEATLVPELIERAAILASDTGRCGSMGVQTNTTCLSSDLLDILKAHSFQVGVSLDGPPPIQHLQRGMASETFQGLQRLEAAGIPFNVTTVVTQANAAFLDSLVLAVAGFACVRGIGLDLLINKGRAKDSAFVAPADKHILTNGLQKMVAALDGVNERRSVPIRLRERDLLLTAKNQKCSVFCHACLGESIAVQPDGKIFPCGQTLGDSRFFAGTVWEPRFENLKTLSNFKPHGALCNSCDLEKICPGDCPSRLFYNQQENPTQVCDLYHALWQIEKG